A genome region from Phlebotomus papatasi isolate M1 unplaced genomic scaffold, Ppap_2.1 HiC_scaffold_201, whole genome shotgun sequence includes the following:
- the LOC129808922 gene encoding uncharacterized protein LOC129808922, with translation STPNDKVILQVYLVDSPSTKPLFIGMRPINTLTKDAIFENLEKVHQSTSVFHTKDVLGVHAYLFHPQEGRGHHNVPGRMTGDDLRQYKQKSIIDVDIDGNCLPIALIFACHNLRYSFVQPGQSTQSTSMSTITQERDFILTKINELEQQVATTPFASYSAERLPEVESNLVFVEKSKDRFLALHHEISKRLKVQDKIDSEAEVLNTFLSLCHTIEMTRNEVVFRLREKPTQQTTHSPVDQQMMTFLVKSIMDQQKSVMSELLGTHKSGIEAVANSINTRSSRSNLKLPQIDLPVFTGNISDWQEFHDLFSSTIHTKDELTIAEKFQYLKSSLSGEPARLLKNLAVTDANYNEAWDTLVKRYNKPRNIVFDHIKTFFAQSKKVVTNPKELRQAFNTFEQVIKAMDALNTTTRDPWLIHTAMEALDPETKSLWSRTPLANNIPTWTEFMEFLESRCDSCESCYDGKSESKPTKNFSAPKVNPTQKFSKPSSSGKSSTQSTPSTLVTTVEEGKKCLICSAEYHHISQCTLFLNSPPNRRIELTKENKLCLNCLQPSHGVRDCRSSWCRKCNLKHNTLLHEAYQSTDKSHLNSQEVPVPKAGSSTQPQSNALINHVALPIQVNRHTILPSVQVLVTGQDGLKYKCRALLDSCSQTNSVSRNFANKLALPLKDSHVGAIKGIGSICTNTPQSITAEIEDKNNIISMVLEFLVLEHITDDQPAVEVKIQYQIPSHVTLADPDFGKPGPIDMLLGADVFMSVLRSRKVAGSPTLQETAFGYIVAGCFESHSESISSISRLITCLCATEDTSLNTQMEKFWTLEEVKAQKPLSVEEQKCEAHFALCTSRNSEGRYVVRLPTREDLQNLGDSRYLAEKRFRCIERRLQRDENLYIQYRDFMRQYESLGHMRKLPEGYTSPKPAVYLCHHPVIKESTSTPVRVVFDASAKTTSGKSLNSVLLVGAKTQDDLFEILLRFRQHNVILKADIQKMYRQIIIHEEDQNMQRILWRETPQQPLQTYLLSTVTYGTASAPFLATRCLQQLVTDEGQHFPCAAPVVERDFYVDDLLTGTSDVESALLLRQELISMLQRGGFSLKKWSSNSSEIMSQIPQEDHEKSSSLSMGEESVKTLGLNWTPNSDCFRFTTTEFHSSITKRTILSDMAKMFDPLGLLAPVTISAKILMQSLWEIQTDWDSTLDAEVCEKWLDYQSSVINSVNNIKVPRKFTSFENPKSVQLFAFSDASERAYAACVYVRSIDNENNVSSRLLCAKTKVAPLKQVSLPRLELCGAVLLKRLVEKVISALSTPISEIHAFTDSMIVLCWINAESRRWQTFVANRVSEIQNTIPATNWHHVTSKENPADLASRGVSAVDLTQDSLWWNGPSWITSSELNFEATEIELPDDAYLEMRHNVSLVTTQNDFSELIGRVSSLPKLVRIVAYCRRFILNTYRTYKKQKTMSGCLSPGELSQARITIVRHVQKESFPEDYQNLSKNNVVSRQSKLRNLNPFLDETGLIRVGGRIRHADVRYDYKHPAILPPHHHITRLLALESHHSTLHGGAQMTLSHMRQNYWSLRGIDVTKRTVRECVPCFRVKPQTAEQLKLKDV, from the exons AATCTACACCAAATGATAAAGTTATTCTTCAAGTCTACCTCGTCGACAGTCCCTCTACTAAACCCCTTTTCATTGGGATGCGTCCTATAAATACACTGACAAAGGATGCAATATTTGAAAATCTGGAGAAAGTTCATCAGAGTACCAGTGTCTTTCACACAAAAGATGTACTTGGGGTTCACGCTTATCTATTTCATCCTCAAGAGGGAAGAGGACATCATAATGTTCCAGGAAGAATGACGGGAGATGATTTGCGTCAGTATAAGCAGAAATCCATAATTGACGTGGATATCGATGGAAACTGCCTTCCAATTGCGCTGATTTTTG CGTGCCACAATCTCAGATACAGTTTTGTCCAGCCTGGTCAGAGTACACAGTCCACCAGCATGTCTACCATAACTCAAGAAAGAGATTTTATTCTCACGAAGATAAATGAGCTTGAGCAGCAAGTCGCCACAACACCGTTTGCTTCGTATTCTGCAGAACGTCTTCCGGAAGTCGAAAGCAACTTGGTATTTGTTGAAAAGTCAAAGGATCGATTTCTTGCACTTCACCATGAAATCAGCAAGCGACTCAAGGTGCAGGATAAAATAGATTCTGAGGCTGAAGTGCTGAATACGTTTCTTTCCTTGTGCCATACAATCGAAATGACACGTAATGAAGTGGTGTTCAGGCTCCGAGAAAAACCAACCCAGCAGACCACACATTCACCCGTGGATCAACAAATGATGACTTTCCTTGTTAAATCCATTATGGATCAGCAGAAGAGTGTCATGAGTGAGTTATTGGGAACACACAAATCAGGAATTGAAGCTGTGGCGAATTCAATCAACACACGCTCGTCAAGGTCGAATCTTAAGCTTCCTCAAATTGATCTCCCTGTTTTCACTGGAAATATTTCTGACTGGCAAGAGTTCCACGACTTGTTCAGCAGTACAATTCACACAAAAGATGAGCTCACTATTGCTGAGAAGTTTCAATACTTGAAATCATCTCTGTCTGGCGAACCAGCTCGTCTATTGAAAAATCTTGCAGTCACAGACGCCAACTACAATGAGGCATGGGATACTCTAGTGAAACGCTACAACAAACCGAGGAACATCGTCTTTGATCACATCAAGACTTTCTTTGCACAATCCAAGAAAGTCGTCACAAATCCCAAGGAACTTCGCCAGGCTTTCAATACTTTCGAACAAGTGATCAAAGCAATGGATGCTCTGAATACTACCACTCGTGACCCATGGTTAATCCACACAGCTATGGAAGCACTGGATCCCGAGACCAAGAGCCTTTGGTCACGAACTCCCTTGGCTAACAATATTCCCACATGGACAGAATTTATGGAGTTCCTTGAGAGTAGATGCGATTCCTGTGAGTCATGCTACGATGGGAAGTCTGAAAGCAAGCCTACAAAGAATTTCTCTGCCCCCAAGGTCAACCCAACTCAGAAGTTCTCTAAGCCCTCTTCATCAGGGAAGTCATCTACACAATCAACACCTTCTACTCTCGTAACAACAGTTGAAGAGGGAAAGAAGTGTCTCATTTGTTCTGCTGAATATCATCACATATCTCAGTGTACTCTTTTTCTCAATTCACCACCAAATCGTCGAATTGAGCTCACAAAGGAGAATAAATTGTGTTTGAATTGTCTGCAACCATCCCATGGAGTTCGAGATTGTCGCTCTAGCTGGTGCAGGAAGTGCAATTTAAAGCACAATACTCTTCTTCACGAGGCATATCAGTCCACAGACAAATCACATCTCAATTCTCAAGAAGTTCCAGTACCAAAAGCAGGATCCAGTACTCAACCTCAGTCAAATGCACTCATCAATCACGTGGCCCTACCCATACAAGTGAATCGTCATACAATTTTGCCATCTGTGCAGGTCTTGGTCACAGGACAAGATGGCCTCAAGTATAAGTGCCGCGCTCTTTTGGATTCCTGCTCACAAACAAATTCAGTCTCTCGCAATTTCGCAAACAAATTGGCTCTACCGTTGAAGGACTCTCATGTTGGTGCTATCAAGGGTATTGGGTCAATTTGCACAAACACACCTCAGTCAATCACAGCGGAAATTGAAGACAAAAACAACATTATTTCCATGGTGTTGGAGTTCCTTGTGCTTGAGCACATCACTGATGATCAGCCAGCTgttgaagtcaaaattcagtaTCAAATCCCATCGCACGTGACTTTGGCAGATCCAGATTTTGGCAAGCCCGGTCCAATTGACATGCTGTTGGGGGCCGACGTCTTCATGAGTGTTTTGCGAAGCCGAAAAGTAGCAGGATCTCCTACGCTTCAAGAAACAGCCTTTGGCTACATAGTCGCTGGTTGTTTTGAATCACATTCAGAGTCAATATCTTCAATTTCTCGCTTGATCACATGCCTTTGTGCCACGGAAGACACTTCTCTTAACACACAAATGGAGAAGTTCTGGACTTTGGAAGAAGTTAAGGCACAAAAACCACTCAGCGTCGAAGAGCAAAAATGTGAAGCCCATTTTGCCCTTTGCACCAGTCGCAATTCAGAAGGAAGATACGTCGTAAGACTGCCAACTCGAGAGGATCTTCAGAATCTGGGGGATTCACGTTACCTAGCAGAGAAGAGATTCCGTTGTATTGAACGCCGTTTGCAGCGAGACGAGAATCTCTATATACAATACAGGGATTTCATGCGTCAATACGAATCACTGGGACACATGAGGAAGTTGCCAGAGGGATACACTTCACCAAAACCGGCAGTGTATCTGTGTCATCATCCTGTCATCAAAGAATCTACAAGTACCCCAGTCAGAGTCGTCTTTGATGCCTCTGCTAAAACGACCTCTGGAAAATCACTGAACTCAGTACTCCTAGTGGGTGCAAAAACTCAAGATGACCTGTTCGAGATCTTGCTAAGATTTCGGCAGCACAATGTGATCCTCAAGGCAGACATACAAAAAATGTACCGTCAGATTATCATCCATGAAGAGGATCAGAACATGCAGCGAATACTATGGAGGGAAACTCCACAGCAACCTCTTCAGACATATCTGCTTTCAACAGTAACCTACGGTACTGCAAGTGCCCCGTTCCTAGCTACAAGGTGCCTCCAGCAATTGGTAACTGATGAAGGTCAGCATTTTCCGTGTGCAGCACCTGTAGTGGAGAGAGACTTCTATGTCGATGACCTCCTGACGGGAACCTCAGATGTGGAGTCCGCGCTATTACTCAGGCAAGAGCTCATCTCCATGCTACAGCGTGGAGGATTCTCTTTGAAGAAGTGGTCATCCAACTCATCAGAAATCATGTCACAAATTCCACAAGAAGACCATGAAAAGAGCTCTTCACTCAGCATGGGCGAGGAAAGTGTCAAGACGTTAGGTCTTAACTGGACTCCAAACTCTGACTGCTTCAGATTCACCACTACAGAATTCCATAGTTCTATCACCAAGCGCACCATTCTGTCGGACATGGCGAAAATGTTCGATCCCCTGGGTCTTCTGGCTCCTGTCACAATCTCAGCTAAGATCCTTATGCAGTCGCTATGGGAGATCCAGACGGATTGGGATTCAACTCTTGATGCTGAAGTGTGTGAAAAGTGGTTAGATTATCAAAGCAGTGTTATCAACTCAGTGAACAATATCAAAGTACCAAGAAAATTTACTAGtttcgaaaatccaaaatcagtgCAGTTGTTCGCCTTCAGCGACGCTTCAGAAAGAGCATATGCAGCCTGTGTTTATGTTCGTAGCATAGATAATGAAAACAATGTGAGTTCGCGATTGTTGTGTGCTAAAACCAAAGTTGCGCCTCTTAAGCAAGTATCTTTGCCCCGACTTGAGCTCTGTGGTGCTGTTTTGCTCAAAAGGCTAGTGGAAAAAGTGATCAGTGCTCTGTCAACTCCAATCAGTGAGATCCACGCGTTCACCGACTCAATGATTGTCTTGTGTTGGATCAATGCAGAATCTCGAAGGTGGCAAACATTTGTCGCTAACAGGGTGTCTGAGATTCAGAACACCATTCCCGCAACCAATTGGCATCATGTGACGTCCAAGGAAAATCCCGCAGACCTTGCATCACGTGGAGTGTCAGCCGTAGATCTCACACAAGATTCACTCTGGTGGAACGGTCCATCATGGATCACAAGTTCAGAACTCAATTTCGAGGCCACAGAAATTGAATTGCCAGATGATGCTTATCTCGAAATGCGTCATAACGTCTCCCTTGTGACTACTCAAAATGATTTCTCCGAACTGATTGGGCGTGTTTCGTCTCTTCCCAAGCTTGTGCGAATTGTCGCATATTGTCGCAGATTTATTCTCAACACATACCGCACGTACAAGAAGCAGAAAACGATGTCTGGCTGTCTTTCTCCAGGAGAATTAAGTCAGGCTCGTATTACAATTGTTCGTCATGTCCAAAAGGAATCGTTCCCCGAGGATTATCAGAATCTCAGCAAGAACAACGTCGTGTCCAGACAGTCCAAACTTCGAAATCTGAATCCGTTTTTGGATGAAACTGGTCTCATACGAGTTGGCGGCAGAATTCGACATGCGGATGTTCGTTATGATTACAAACACCCTGCTATTCTACCACCTCATCATCACATCACTCGTCTTCTTGCCTTGGAGTCACATCACAGTACTCTTCATGGAGGAGCTCAAATGACATTGTCTCACATGCGCCAGAACTATTGGTCACTGAGGGGAATCGACGTGACCAAAAGAACCGTTCGAGAATGCGTTCCATGTTTTCGTGTGAAACCGCAAACAGCAGAACAGCTCAAATTGAAGGATGTTTGA